A genome region from Anolis carolinensis isolate JA03-04 chromosome 6, rAnoCar3.1.pri, whole genome shotgun sequence includes the following:
- the rbm48 gene encoding RNA-binding protein 48 isoform X2, translating into MKELVEQFALYGAIEEYNPLDDYPAEEFTEVYLIKFKKIQSARLAKRKLDERSFFGSLLHVCYAPEFESVQETREKLQDRRKYIAKATSKKEQLLVRKQASTTGFQKSLQLDISGSYTSEASTSNWNSYAHVHDPHDRSCYEWSLRSVAAPSGEQCNSVLVQPPHVADCAKGPKYFSQSSTITQSLQQEIHNTPACCNRQRKLPYDNGLDRFMPRTTQLQERRRRRNEDNKLALLGSVSDSKEVIIGPRLPETPKIDLEDDSLNASANLIRNRLKEVVTSVQTPKQSEGIPMNSQTEPAIKQRRRI; encoded by the exons ATGAAAGAATTAGTGGAGCAATTTGCTTTGTATGGTGCCATTGAAGAATATAATCCATTAGATGACTATCCGGCTGAAGAATTTACAGAAGTTTACCTCATCAAGTTCAAAAAAATACAAAGTGCAAG GTTAGCCAAAAGAAAATTGGACGAACGGTCTTTCTTTGGCAGTTTGCTGCATGTCTGCTATGCTCCAGAATTTGAAAGTGTGCAAGAAACTAGAGAGAAACTACAAGACAGAAGGAAATATATAGCAAAGGCAACTAGCAAAAAAG AGCAATTGCTGGTGAGGAAACAGGCTTCAACTACAGGTTTTCAAAAGAGCCTTCAACTAGACATTTCTGGATCTTATACTTCTGAGGCATCTACTAGTAACTGGAATTCATATGCGCATGTTCATGATCCTCATGATCGATCATGCTATGAATGGTCTTTGAGAAGTGTCGCGGCTCCATCAGGAGAGCAGTGTAACAGTGTGTTAGTACAACCTCCGCATGTTGCTGACTGTGCCAAAGGACCCAAGTACTTCAGTCAGAGCTCAACAATCACTCAAAGTCTGCAGCAGGAAATACACAACACACCAGCCTGCTGCAACCGGCAAAGGAAGCTTCCGTATGATAATGGACTTGACCGGTTCATGCCTCGAACAACTCAGCTGCAAGAGCGACGGAGGAGGCGAAATGAAGACAACAAACTTGCCCTTCTTGGAAGTGTCAGTGATAGCAAAGAAGTCATTATTGGCCCACGGTTACCAGAAACACCTAAGATAGACTTGGAAGACGATTCACTGAACGCTTCAGCAAACTTAATTCGAAATAGACTAAAGGAG GTTGTGACTTCTGTTCAGACTCCAAAGCAATCTGAGGGGATACCCATGAACAGTCAAACAGAGCCAGCTATAAAGCAAAGGAGACGGATATGA